Within the Methanobrevibacter thaueri genome, the region CTGGAACATGCTGTTCATTTCAATGGTTCTTATGGTGCCTGTGGCAATAGACGGTTTCACACAGTACTTCGGTCCAAGGGAAAGCACAAATACATTAAGATTCATAACAGGCTTTATTGGTGGAATAGGCCTTATAATCTTTTTAAAAATAATAATAAGGTGGATTATTTATGTTTTGTAAAAACTGTGGAGAAGAAAATCCGGAAAATGCAGTCTATTGTAGAAACTGCGGAACAAAATTAATAGAAGAAGTGAAAAAAACAGAGGTAATCGAGACCCCTCCAACACATAACAACCAAAATACTTCAAATACAAACACAAATTCATCATCCAGCGGTAGTTCAGACTGGATAGGGTGCTGTCTATGTTTAGTTGCTATATTTATAATTTTTGCAATATTTGGAGGATTATAACATTCTAATCCTTCATATAATAATATAAAACGGCCTTTTGGGCATGCATCCTGTTTTCAGCCTCGTCATAAATCACAGATTGTGGTCCGTCAATGACTTCTGCTGTAACTTCCTGACCCCTGATGGCAGGCAGGCAGTGCATGAAAATGGCCCCATCATTAGCAAGGCTCATCAAATCGGAGTTAACTTGGAATGGTGCAAAATCTATTTCTCTTTGTTTTGCTTCGGCTTCATCACCCATACTAACCCATACGTCAGTGAAAACCGCATCAACATTTTGCAAGGCCAAACCGATATCATCAGTTATTGTTATTTCGGTGTTGTTATCGTCAGCATACTCTTGAGCAGTTTTTAAAATGTCTTCATTTGGCTCATATCCTTTAGGGCAAGCCAGGGACATGTCCATTCCGAGCAATGGAGCAATTAATAATAGGGAATTTGATACATTGTTTCCATCACCAACGAAGCAGATCTTTTTGCCTTCCCAATCGCCCAAATGTTCTTTTATTGTTAACATGTCGGCCAACGCTTGGCAAGGATGTTCCAAGTCAGTCAATCCGTTAATGACAGGCACGTCAGCATGTTTAGCTAACTCCTCAACATCAGAGTGTTTAATTGCACGAATCATTATTCCGTCAACGAAACGGCTTAAGACCTTAGCGGTGTCAGAAATCGGTTCACCTCTACCCATTTGCAAATCATTGGATGACAAAAAGATTGCTCTTCCACCCAGTTGATACATTCCAACGTCAAATGAAACTCTGGTACGAGTAGATGACTTTTGAAAAATCATTGCCAATGTTTTGCCTTCAAGAGGCTTTTCTTCCATTTCTCCCGCTTTAATTTTACTGGCTAAATCCAAAATGTATTTAACATCATCCTTAATATCGCTAACAGACAACAAACTGCTCATTTAAAATTCCCCTCTAATCTTAAGAAAAATAATTATATCTAGGTAATGTATATTAAATGTTTCTATGGGTCCATTTTAAATTTAATATCTCTAAGAGTGGAAATTACAGGGACCAAAAAATACAGATAAATGAAATTGTTTGATATATTGTAATCTAGAAGGTTTATAAGGACTGTAAGCCCCATTATAATGTAAAATGTGTTGTAAATATATTTTTTCTCACTATCTGAAGGTTTGTTTTCTAAAAATCCCCTGTTTGAAGCATATCTGAACATTAACAGGAAGAAAATAATTGTTAACAGTATATTTATTCCAAGAACCACATTGGCCAGGAAAAATTGGGAGTAATTTCCTACAACCGAGGTTGAAAACGGAATGAATGAAATTGAAGCCAGATAAAATATACTTAGCCACAAATAAGGAATGTTCAAATTGGTGATTTTCATGAATTCGTGGTGATACAGCCAGAATGAGCTGACCAATATAAAACTGACAAGAGTGATTCCGATTGTTGGAGTTATTGACTGGAGAAATGATGCAAAGTCCGCTGAGGAGGATATGACTATCTCAGGCAATGCGATACCGAAAACCAAAAGAGTCATTACCATTCCGAAAATACCGTCAGTCAAGCCGAGTATTCTACCGGGATCAACATCCATGTCTTTTTCAAATGACCGTTTGAGCTTTTCGTAATAACTCATTTTGATGTCGTCCAACTTTTCCTCAACAGCCGTATTGGAGTATTTTTCTTGAATATCCTCTTTAAGGTCATTGATTTTTTGAAGAGTCTCATCATCCAAATCATCGGTTAAATTCCAAAGGGCATCGCTGAGCTCTCCTTTTAAATCTTCAAAATCTACTGGGTCTTTAATATCCTCTTCAGAAATAAACATCACCTAAAAATAAAAAAAGAAATTTAGTTTAAAATTTCTTTCATGTGTTCCACACGCTTATTCACAAGTTCTGTTGTTCCCACATCTCTTCTGTGGTAAACATTACCCTTAACAAATCCGCATGCCTTTTCAGCTATCTTTTCAGCTTCCTCGATGCTGTCACCACTGGCCACTATACCCAAAGCTCTTGAGCCAGACAAGTGGATTCCATCATCTTCAGCTGAAACAGCCGCATAGAAGACCTTTGCGCCCATTTCCTCAATTGCCTGTTCATCGACTTCGATTAACTCGCCAGCATATTGGGTTTCAGGATATCCGTCAGGCACGATGTATTTACATACGCTAGCCTTGTCCTCGAATTCTACCTTATCAAGAGTGCCGTCGACAATAGCTTGGCAAACATCAATTAATGGAGTTTTAAGTAAAGGTAAAACGTTCATTGCTTCAGGATCGCCGAATCTTGCATTATATTCAATGAGTTTAGGTCCGTTAGCTGTCAGCATGAATTGACCATATAAAATTCCTTTGTAAGGTTCTGCTTCCTTAGCAATTGCTTCAATGGTTGCCTGCATGATTTCAACCGCTTTATCATAATCTTCCTGAGTTAAGAATGGCAATAATCCACCTACATCAGAGTATGAACCCATTCCACCGGTGATTGCGCCGACATCTCCTTCAAATGCATGAGGATGGTCCTGTGCTGCAGGCATTGGTGCCAAGTTTTCACCGTCACAGAACGCTTGGATAGTGAATTCCTCACCTATCAATCTTTCTTCAATGATTACTTGGGCAAATCCACCCATCACATTGTCAATAACTTCACATGAGTATTCCTTTGCTTCCTCATTATCTTTAAGATGGTCTCCGACGATTTTTACCCCTTTACCACCTGTTAATCCTACAGGCTTTACTACAACATCCTGATCGAATTCATCCAGGAATGCTGATACGTCTTCTGAATTGTCAAATACCTTATAGATTAATGACCCTTCGATTTCATAGTCCTCAAAGAGTTTTCTCATGAATGATTTGTCAGTTTCAATTCTTGCCGCACTTTGGGTTGGTCCCACACATTTGATTCCATTTTTTTCAAGCTCATCGACTATTCCTTTTCCGAGTGGAGCTTCAGGACCTATAAATGCAATGTCTATACCCTTTTCAACGGCATATTCGGCTACCTTTTCAACTTCACCCTCATCTCCTTGCTTGAATTCAGCAATTTTTGACATTCCAGGGTTGACTTTACTCATGTAGCAATACAATTCAACATCATCTTTTAAACCATCAGCGATAGCATGTTCACGGGCACCAGTTCCAACAACTAAAACCTTCATAATAAATTCTCCTATTGGTTTATATTTTATTGTTAAAAATATTTATAATTATTTTTTTTAAAAAAAACTATTATATATTAAAAATTATATAGTTTAAATTGGTGAGGAACTATGAGAAATAATAACATTATAATTATAGCATTGATTGTTATTGTCTTAATAGTCTTAGGTGTTTTTGTATTTACCCACTTGCCATCAGCAAGCCATGACGGTAAAATGAATACCCAAATAGACTTTTTAAGCCAAAGCACATTGAAAAATGGTGAAGCAGTGCAATTCTTACTTAAAGACGAACAGAATAACGCATTAGGAACTCAAAACATTACTATTACTTTTGTAGAAAACGGTGTCAACCAAACCTACTCTGTCATTACAGATAATGAAGGTAAAGCATCACTTGTTTTAAACAATGAAAATCCAGGAAGCTATGATGTAATCGTTTCATATAACGGAACCGCAAAATACAACGGATGCAGCGCAAAACAAACAATTAACGTTGAAGAGGGAGCAGCTGAAACTACAGAAGCTTCAAATTCCGGTTCTCAACCTGCTACACAAAGCAACTCAAGCGCAGGTACATCAATGTATAATAATGGAAACTCCTCAAGCGCTCAATTATACTATGACAGCCAATACAATTTCTATTATGATCAAAATGGTATAATTCGTGGCGGACAAAATAACGGATACTCCGCAGACTACATTAGAGACATCTATGAGTCTGGAAACATGGTTGACGAAGAGGGTAACTTACAATAAACCCCCTCTCTTTTTCTTTTTTTTTGAAAAATATTTTTTACACCACTACATTTAAATACTTACACTTGCATATACAAGAGTATAATTGCATATGCAAGAGAGGTAAAGCATGGAAAAAAATGAAAATGTAGAAATGATAACAGGTGACCCTAAAAAGGCGATAAACAAACTATCAATCCCAATTATAGCCAGTATGTTTTTGATATTCGCAAATAACATTATTGACAGCATATGGGTTGCGGGACTTGGGGCAGAACCCCTGGCCGCACTGGGATATGTCACACCCCTGTTCATGATAATGGTCGGATTCGGAAACGGACTAGGAGCCGGTGGTAACTCACTTATATCAAGATACATTGGAGCTGAAGACAAGCATTCAGCAAACAATGCTGCAATACATAACCTGATTTTGAGTTTTATAGTCTCAATAATCATTACTGTCATATTCCTGACATTCCTTAAGCCATTGCTTGTCCTAATGGGCGCATCATCCGTCTTGGATTATGCAATGGAATACGCTTTCATCATATTCGCATGGACATTTGGACTTTTGGTTCCTCCAATTGTCGGAGGGGCATTCAGGGCTGAAGGAGATATCAAAAGAGCCACAGTCCCAATAGCACTGGCTGCGATAATAAACATGATTTTGGATCCTATCTTCATTTATGTGCTGAACATGGGAATTGCAGGGGCAGCTTGGGCAACAGCAATCGGACCATTCATAAGCCTACTGTTAATGTTCTACTGGATATTCGTTAAAAAAGACACCTACCTTTCTTACAGCAGGAAAGACTTCCATAACAACTTCAAAATGTATAAGGATATCCTAGTGGTAGGTATTCCGGCAAGTCTCGAACAGCTGGTATTGTCCGTCCTTACAATATTCGTAAACTACATGCTCACAATAGTGTCCGGACCGACCTCAGTGGCCGTCTATACCGCAGGATGGAGAATAGTGAACATCGGAATGCTTCCGGCAATAGGAATCGGAACCGCCGCAATATCAGTTGCCGGAGTGGCATATGGAGCTCGCAAATACGAAAACCTAAGGGTGACCGCAAGATATGCGGTGAAAGTGGCTCTAATAGCATCAATAATCGTCTGCATAATTCTATATGTATTTGCAAACCAAATCGCATTGATATTTTCATATTCAGAAAACAGTGCAGGACTGGCACCCATGATAGCCGGTTTCCTACAGATAATGTGCCTGTTCATCCTATACGTGCCGTTTGGTGCAAGTGCAGGTAACGTGTTCCAGGGAGTTGGAAAAGGAACAATATCATTTTTCCTAACAACATTCAGGGAATTCATACTTGTGCTTATATTTGCATACCTTTTGGGATTCACATTCCACATGGGAGAATTCGGAATATACTGCGGAATGCTCCTTGGAGGGGGAATAGGTTCCCTGATATGTTATGCATGCATTGAACTGTACATCAACAAGCTGATAAGGGGTAGGGAACATGCCGTTTGATAAGGATATACCGACATCCCCATTGGTTTCACTGCTTCACAGGAAGCAAACAGCATTTCTAAACAACAGGCTAAAGGACGTTGACTTGAGTTCAGGATTATACCCGTTATTGGTAAAATCCTATAAGAACGAGGGAATAAGCCAGGAGGAACTGGCCGACGCCCTGCACATCAACGAAAGTACAGTGACAAGAAACCTCGAAAAGCTTGAAAATAAGGGATTGATAACCAAAACCCCACAGAAAAGGAAAAAGATTATAAATGTAACAGCTGAAGGGGCCAAAATAGCCCAAACTGTTATGGACTATGATGATGAGTGGGATGAAAAGATAAGAAATTCCTTAAGCGATGAGGAATATGGCGATTTCAGAAAATCACTTATAAAAATCTGTGAGGATTTAATATGAACGAAACTATAGAAAACCTAAAAAGCAGAAGAAGTATCAGAAAATTCAAGGACGAACAGATAACAGACGAGGAACTGAAAACAATCCTAGAGGCAGGAACCTATGCGCCAACCGGAAGAGGTGCCCAATCACCAAAGATTGTTGTAATCCAAAATCCTGAAACAATCAAAGAATTCTCAGCATGGAACAGAAGCTTCTTCCCAACAGAAGTGCCGGAAGACTTGGATCCGTTTTATGGCGGTAAAACATTGCTCATTGTTTTGGCAAATACCGAATGGCCAACCTGGAAGGAAGACGGTTCAAGCGTATTGGCGGTTCTCGTTAACGCAGCACATGCCGTTGGTCTCGGATCATGCTGGATACACAGGGCATACGACGAATTCCATAGCGAAAAGGGAAAAGAGCTATTGAAAGAATGGGGAATTCCTGAAAGTTATGAGGGAGTAGGCCACGTTGTGTTGGGATATCCTGACATGGACGCTCCGGAACCATTGCCTAGAAAAGAAGACTACATCCACTTTGTGGATTAAAAAAAAGAAATTAAAGATGAGTTAATTTTACTCATCTACATTTTTTCAGGTGCACTTACACCTAAAATGTCTAAAGCGTTTTTAATAGTTATTTTTGCTCTATCAACCAAAATCAGTCTGGTATCTTCCACATCAGAACCAATTACCTGTTCTGTTTTGTAGAACTTGTTGAATGAGCCTGCCAAATCCTGTGCGTATTGTGTGATATTGTGAACCCTCTTTTTGTTAGCACAATCTTCAACCACCTGTGGGAATTTAGCGATTTGGCGAATCAAGTCTTGTTCCGCCTCGTCAGGACTCCATTCATCGCTGACTGTTAATGAGCTAATGTCCTTGCCTGATTTCTTAAGCAATTTGCATGCCCTTGCATGTGCATATTGGATGGATGCGCAGCCTCTTTCAAAGCTTAATGCCTCATCCCACTTGAATGTCAAGTGCTTTTCAGGGGACAGTTTTGCAATGAAGAATCTTACGGCACCGATACCGATATCCTCTGCCATAGGAGCGATTTCATCATCGGTCAAGTCAGGGTTTCTTGACTTGATTTCATCGGTTGCCCTTTTGACGGCCTCATCAATCAAATCATCAACAGATACGAATTTACCTCTTCTTGTTGACATTGATCCTTCAGGCAATGTGATGAACTCGTAGAATATTACTTCAGGAGGTGTCTGTCTGAATATCTCTTCAAATATTACCTTGATTTGTTTTGCGGCCAACTTATGGTCTGAGCCTAAAATGTCAAGTACTGTATCTCCCAAAGTGGCTTTGTATTTGTGGTAAGCCAAATCACGAGTTGAATAAAGTGATGTGCCGTTTGAACGGCGCAATACAAATTCCTTTTCAATGTTGAAGTCTGTGAGATCGATGTAGAGAACATCATCCTCACGGGTGAACCCTTCCCTTTGGATATATTTTACAAGGTCGTCGACTTCACCGCTTCTTATGAACTGTCCTTCCCATACAAAATCATCGTGATTTATATTAATTCTTTGAAGTGTTTCCTTCATTCCGGAAAGACAACTTGAAACTACTTGCTCGAAGATTGCATTTAATTCCTCGTCTTCGCCTTCTTCATATTTTTGAATTAATTCATCTACCTTGTTTGCTAAATTTTCATCCTCTTCAACAGCCTTGTTGGCATCATAGTATAGCTTTCCGATTTTGTGGTCTAATTTCTCACCTTCATAATCCTCAATCTTTAGGCCACATTCGGTTATGCCGCACACGATGATTGCAATCTGCCTTCCCATATCGTTAACATAATATTGGGTTTCGACGTCCCTTCCTGCAAGTTTCAAAAGCCTTGCAAGGGAATCACCGAAAATGGAGTTTCTGATGTGTCCGATGTGCAATGGACCATTCGGATTTGCTGAAGTGTGTTCCAAAATAATCTTTTCGTCATATTCCGGAAGCTGACCGTAGTTCTCGTCAACCTTTTGCAACAACAATTTTGAGAACTTGTCATAATCTATGAAGAAATTGACATAAGGTCCAAAGTTTTGAACTTTAGAGAAGATTTCCGGAACTTCAATCTTTTCGACTAGTTCCTTTGCAACTTCAGGAGGTGAAGTTCTCAACTTTTTAGTAAGTGCAAAAGCGATAGTACTTGCAAGATCCCCTAATTTAGGATTAGGAGGAAATTCCAGTTTAAAATCCCTATCAATTTCAACATCATATTGATCTAATGCCTTATTGATGGCATCAATAGCTTGTTTTTCAATTTCAAAATACATTAACTCACCTTATAATAATTATAAACCTCTTAGCCAGAGGGAAAGATAACCAATTTTTGGAATGACAACCAAATTATCGCCTAATGTCACTACTTTTTCCTGTATTTGGCTTGCTTTAACATAATAAGGGTCTGCACGGTCATTGTTATCCCCCTTAATCACATACATCGTAGTTCCATTAATGTCCGTAATGTTGATGACCCTGTGAATCACCGGCTGGTCATACCATGCCGCATCATAAACGACAACATCACCCACTTGCACCTCTTCAGGGTTGAACTCATCAATGCCAAAGAAATTGGCCTTTTGAACCATCACGATGTCTCCCCTGTAAAATGCAGGTTCCATACTTCCTGAAACAACCACATTCAAGTGTTGTGCGGCAATCAAGACAATAATAAGAATTATTGCATAGGATGCAACTTCTTTCCAATCGATTTCCATTATATTACCTTCTTCTTTTTTTGAATGCTGCTCCCAATCCTAATTCAATAGCATCAGAAGTCTTTTGTAAATCCTCCATACTATGAGCATTTGAAATGAAATTACACTCAAATTGAGATGGAGGGATGAATATGCCTTCTTTCAATAATGTCTTAAAGTATCTCAAGAATATCTTTCTGTCAGATTCCTGCGCATCGGCATAATTGTAAACTGGTGCAGGATTGAAATAAATTTGAAACATTGAAGCGAGTCCAACAGGCTGAACGTTATAGCCCTCATCATCAATGATTGATTGAATGTTTCCTCTAAGGAAATTGCCTTTTCTTTCCAATTCCTTATAGAAAGAGTCATCCAATTGTGCCATTGTGGAAATGCCCGCCTGGACAGATATCGGATTTCCGGAAAATGTTCCTGCCTGATAAACCGGACCTTGTGGAGCTATCAATTCCATAATCTCTTTTTTACCACAGAATGCTCCCATTGGAAGTCCTCCACCGACAATCTTACCCAATGTGGTTAAATCAGGAGTGACGCCATAATATTCCTGAGCTCCTCCACGGGAAGCTCTAAAACCGGTGATCACCTCATCAAATATTAAAACTATGTTATTCTCTTCTGTGATTTTTCTAATAAACTCTAAAAATCCTGGTTTTGGTTCAATGCAACCGACATTACCCATTACCACTTCCATAATGATACAGGCAATGTTTTCTCCTTCTTTCTCAATCAGTTCGGTGAGAGCCTCTTCATCATTGAACGGGACTGACAATGTGTTTTTAGTAGTGTCTTCAGGTATGCCCGGACTGTCAGGAAGAGTTGCAGCTCCGGAACCGCCTTTAACAAGCACATAATCATGAGCTCCATGATATGCCCCTTCAAACTTAACTATCTTGTCCCTGCCTGTGAAACCACGTGCCAATCTGATTGCACTCATTGTGGCTTCGGTTCCACTATTACAGAATCTCACCATTTCAGCGGATGGAATCCTGTCAATGACCTCTTTTGCAAGGGTAATCTCATTTTCGGTAGGAGCGCCATAGGCTGTACCGATAGTCAATTGGTTGGAAACTTCCCTTACAACTTTAGGATTAGCATGACCCAAAATTAAAGGACCATAAGCTAAACAATGGTCTATGTAAGTTTTACCATCTTCATCTGTGATTTTAGATCCACCAGCACTTTTAACAAAAAATGGATAAGGTTTAAAAGCCCTTACAGGAGAATTTACTCCGCCAGGGAAATACTTTTTTGATTCATTGAACAATTCTTCGGAATACATTTTATCACACTATAAATGTTGTATTAATGAGTTTACACATGCTACAGCAATCGGTGTTCCGCCTTTAGGTCCTTCAACAATAATGTTTGGAATTTCTGAATTGTGTAAAGCCTCTTTTGAATCTGCGGCTCCTACAAAACCAACTGGAACTCCGACAATAGCTTTAAGATTCATTTCACCTTTTGCATATAAGTCCATAGCTTCAAAAACAGCGGTTGGAGCATTACCTGAAACGACAATACCTTCAAAATCATTTGAAGCTGCATAACGCATTGCTGCAGCCGCTCTTGTAATCTGATTTTCCTTTGCGATTTTGACTACTTCCTCGTTTTTGATATAACACTCAACTTCCCCTTCATATCTTGTGATTCCATATTTAACCATGTTAATGTCAGTTAAAATGGTCTCCTTATTTCTAAGGGAAGCCATAGCTGCATCTACAAAATCGGGACTGATTTTAACCAATTTTGCATATTCAGGATCTGCAGTTGAGTGTACAATCCTTTCAACGATGTCTCTTTCTATAGGTTCTAAATCTTTGACATCATCTCCAATAAGGCCACGGATAATTTCACGACTTTTGTTTGCAATATCCAAACCTTGTTTAGTTGAT harbors:
- a CDS encoding TMEM175 family protein, whose product is MFISEEDIKDPVDFEDLKGELSDALWNLTDDLDDETLQKINDLKEDIQEKYSNTAVEEKLDDIKMSYYEKLKRSFEKDMDVDPGRILGLTDGIFGMVMTLLVFGIALPEIVISSSADFASFLQSITPTIGITLVSFILVSSFWLYHHEFMKITNLNIPYLWLSIFYLASISFIPFSTSVVGNYSQFFLANVVLGINILLTIIFFLLMFRYASNRGFLENKPSDSEKKYIYNTFYIIMGLTVLINLLDYNISNNFIYLYFLVPVISTLRDIKFKMDP
- a CDS encoding DUF2085 domain-containing protein, which gives rise to MNFTKYLCHRMPERSFFIKGHQFPVCARCTGFYTGLMIYLIVNLFYKHPYDWNMLFISMVLMVPVAIDGFTQYFGPRESTNTLRFITGFIGGIGLIIFLKIIIRWIIYVL
- a CDS encoding cobalt-precorrin-8 methylmutase encodes the protein MTDKMFMGASTKQGLDIANKSREIIRGLIGDDVKDLEPIERDIVERIVHSTADPEYAKLVKISPDFVDAAMASLRNKETILTDINMVKYGITRYEGEVECYIKNEEVVKIAKENQITRAAAAMRYAASNDFEGIVVSGNAPTAVFEAMDLYAKGEMNLKAIVGVPVGFVGAADSKEALHNSEIPNIIVEGPKGGTPIAVACVNSLIQHL
- the hemL gene encoding glutamate-1-semialdehyde 2,1-aminomutase; translated protein: MYSEELFNESKKYFPGGVNSPVRAFKPYPFFVKSAGGSKITDEDGKTYIDHCLAYGPLILGHANPKVVREVSNQLTIGTAYGAPTENEITLAKEVIDRIPSAEMVRFCNSGTEATMSAIRLARGFTGRDKIVKFEGAYHGAHDYVLVKGGSGAATLPDSPGIPEDTTKNTLSVPFNDEEALTELIEKEGENIACIIMEVVMGNVGCIEPKPGFLEFIRKITEENNIVLIFDEVITGFRASRGGAQEYYGVTPDLTTLGKIVGGGLPMGAFCGKKEIMELIAPQGPVYQAGTFSGNPISVQAGISTMAQLDDSFYKELERKGNFLRGNIQSIIDDEGYNVQPVGLASMFQIYFNPAPVYNYADAQESDRKIFLRYFKTLLKEGIFIPPSQFECNFISNAHSMEDLQKTSDAIELGLGAAFKKRRR
- the purD gene encoding phosphoribosylamine--glycine ligase: MKVLVVGTGAREHAIADGLKDDVELYCYMSKVNPGMSKIAEFKQGDEGEVEKVAEYAVEKGIDIAFIGPEAPLGKGIVDELEKNGIKCVGPTQSAARIETDKSFMRKLFEDYEIEGSLIYKVFDNSEDVSAFLDEFDQDVVVKPVGLTGGKGVKIVGDHLKDNEEAKEYSCEVIDNVMGGFAQVIIEERLIGEEFTIQAFCDGENLAPMPAAQDHPHAFEGDVGAITGGMGSYSDVGGLLPFLTQEDYDKAVEIMQATIEAIAKEAEPYKGILYGQFMLTANGPKLIEYNARFGDPEAMNVLPLLKTPLIDVCQAIVDGTLDKVEFEDKASVCKYIVPDGYPETQYAGELIEVDEQAIEEMGAKVFYAAVSAEDDGIHLSGSRALGIVASGDSIEEAEKIAEKACGFVKGNVYHRRDVGTTELVNKRVEHMKEILN
- a CDS encoding zinc-ribbon domain-containing protein — translated: MFCKNCGEENPENAVYCRNCGTKLIEEVKKTEVIETPPTHNNQNTSNTNTNSSSSGSSDWIGCCLCLVAIFIIFAIFGGL
- a CDS encoding signal peptidase I, whose product is MEIDWKEVASYAIILIIVLIAAQHLNVVVSGSMEPAFYRGDIVMVQKANFFGIDEFNPEEVQVGDVVVYDAAWYDQPVIHRVINITDINGTTMYVIKGDNNDRADPYYVKASQIQEKVVTLGDNLVVIPKIGYLSLWLRGL
- the argF gene encoding ornithine carbamoyltransferase; its protein translation is MSSLLSVSDIKDDVKYILDLASKIKAGEMEEKPLEGKTLAMIFQKSSTRTRVSFDVGMYQLGGRAIFLSSNDLQMGRGEPISDTAKVLSRFVDGIMIRAIKHSDVEELAKHADVPVINGLTDLEHPCQALADMLTIKEHLGDWEGKKICFVGDGNNVSNSLLLIAPLLGMDMSLACPKGYEPNEDILKTAQEYADDNNTEITITDDIGLALQNVDAVFTDVWVSMGDEAEAKQREIDFAPFQVNSDLMSLANDGAIFMHCLPAIRGQEVTAEVIDGPQSVIYDEAENRMHAQKAVLYYYMKD
- a CDS encoding MATE family efflux transporter; protein product: MEKNENVEMITGDPKKAINKLSIPIIASMFLIFANNIIDSIWVAGLGAEPLAALGYVTPLFMIMVGFGNGLGAGGNSLISRYIGAEDKHSANNAAIHNLILSFIVSIIITVIFLTFLKPLLVLMGASSVLDYAMEYAFIIFAWTFGLLVPPIVGGAFRAEGDIKRATVPIALAAIINMILDPIFIYVLNMGIAGAAWATAIGPFISLLLMFYWIFVKKDTYLSYSRKDFHNNFKMYKDILVVGIPASLEQLVLSVLTIFVNYMLTIVSGPTSVAVYTAGWRIVNIGMLPAIGIGTAAISVAGVAYGARKYENLRVTARYAVKVALIASIIVCIILYVFANQIALIFSYSENSAGLAPMIAGFLQIMCLFILYVPFGASAGNVFQGVGKGTISFFLTTFREFILVLIFAYLLGFTFHMGEFGIYCGMLLGGGIGSLICYACIELYINKLIRGREHAV
- a CDS encoding Ig-like domain-containing protein codes for the protein MRNNNIIIIALIVIVLIVLGVFVFTHLPSASHDGKMNTQIDFLSQSTLKNGEAVQFLLKDEQNNALGTQNITITFVENGVNQTYSVITDNEGKASLVLNNENPGSYDVIVSYNGTAKYNGCSAKQTINVEEGAAETTEASNSGSQPATQSNSSAGTSMYNNGNSSSAQLYYDSQYNFYYDQNGIIRGGQNNGYSADYIRDIYESGNMVDEEGNLQ
- a CDS encoding MarR family winged helix-turn-helix transcriptional regulator encodes the protein MPFDKDIPTSPLVSLLHRKQTAFLNNRLKDVDLSSGLYPLLVKSYKNEGISQEELADALHINESTVTRNLEKLENKGLITKTPQKRKKIINVTAEGAKIAQTVMDYDDEWDEKIRNSLSDEEYGDFRKSLIKICEDLI
- the argS gene encoding arginine--tRNA ligase, which translates into the protein MYFEIEKQAIDAINKALDQYDVEIDRDFKLEFPPNPKLGDLASTIAFALTKKLRTSPPEVAKELVEKIEVPEIFSKVQNFGPYVNFFIDYDKFSKLLLQKVDENYGQLPEYDEKIILEHTSANPNGPLHIGHIRNSIFGDSLARLLKLAGRDVETQYYVNDMGRQIAIIVCGITECGLKIEDYEGEKLDHKIGKLYYDANKAVEEDENLANKVDELIQKYEEGEDEELNAIFEQVVSSCLSGMKETLQRININHDDFVWEGQFIRSGEVDDLVKYIQREGFTREDDVLYIDLTDFNIEKEFVLRRSNGTSLYSTRDLAYHKYKATLGDTVLDILGSDHKLAAKQIKVIFEEIFRQTPPEVIFYEFITLPEGSMSTRRGKFVSVDDLIDEAVKRATDEIKSRNPDLTDDEIAPMAEDIGIGAVRFFIAKLSPEKHLTFKWDEALSFERGCASIQYAHARACKLLKKSGKDISSLTVSDEWSPDEAEQDLIRQIAKFPQVVEDCANKKRVHNITQYAQDLAGSFNKFYKTEQVIGSDVEDTRLILVDRAKITIKNALDILGVSAPEKM
- a CDS encoding nitroreductase encodes the protein MNETIENLKSRRSIRKFKDEQITDEELKTILEAGTYAPTGRGAQSPKIVVIQNPETIKEFSAWNRSFFPTEVPEDLDPFYGGKTLLIVLANTEWPTWKEDGSSVLAVLVNAAHAVGLGSCWIHRAYDEFHSEKGKELLKEWGIPESYEGVGHVVLGYPDMDAPEPLPRKEDYIHFVD